A stretch of Lewinella sp. 4G2 DNA encodes these proteins:
- the hemA gene encoding glutamyl-tRNA reductase, with protein MLQHVHLLTLTHRHAKLKDIGELVAAFEGDDQLRERLTQLKEDGIVDELCYMSTCNRLLLLFTTQREVDDKFRTRLLGDRTIPAVADMRHLRGLKAIYHLFEVGSSIDSLVVGERQILGQFRDAYARSKEWGLTGDDLRIICDRVSLASKDVYNNTRIGEKAVSVVSLSMQQLRAHKPSTDARVLMIGAGQSNVLVGKFLRQQGLKNVTVVNRTLDRAAMLASTFENGKALSIKHLSSYEGGFDILIACTGSAEPIVTPTLFHWLLAGDEPKGKLVVDLGVPADVDERTVAEYDFRYVGIEQLRALADENMSFRREEIKRSHGLLHVHLEELENAYRQRLLERALAHLPAEIKAVRQNAVDKVFAKEIADLDPNTRELMDRMLTYMEKRCIGIPMKAAREAILG; from the coding sequence ATGCTGCAGCACGTCCACTTATTAACGCTTACCCACCGCCACGCCAAGCTGAAGGACATCGGTGAATTGGTAGCAGCTTTTGAGGGAGACGACCAGTTGCGGGAGCGGCTTACGCAACTTAAAGAAGATGGCATCGTAGACGAGCTTTGCTATATGTCCACCTGTAACCGCCTGTTGTTGCTCTTTACTACCCAAAGGGAGGTGGACGACAAATTTCGGACCCGCCTGCTGGGTGACCGCACCATTCCCGCCGTTGCCGATATGCGCCACTTGCGCGGACTGAAAGCCATTTACCATCTTTTTGAAGTTGGATCGTCCATCGATTCCCTCGTCGTTGGCGAGCGGCAGATCCTCGGGCAGTTTCGGGACGCTTACGCCCGCAGTAAGGAGTGGGGCCTGACGGGTGACGACCTGCGCATCATTTGCGACCGCGTCAGCCTGGCCTCCAAGGATGTGTACAATAATACCCGGATCGGGGAGAAAGCCGTTTCGGTTGTTTCCCTCTCCATGCAGCAGCTACGCGCCCATAAGCCGAGTACGGATGCCCGTGTGCTCATGATTGGTGCCGGGCAGTCCAACGTGCTCGTGGGGAAATTCCTGCGCCAACAGGGGCTCAAGAACGTTACGGTGGTGAACCGGACATTGGACCGGGCCGCGATGCTGGCTTCCACTTTTGAGAACGGTAAGGCACTGAGCATTAAGCACCTGTCCTCCTACGAAGGTGGTTTCGATATCCTCATCGCCTGTACCGGCTCGGCTGAGCCCATCGTTACCCCCACGCTATTCCACTGGCTGCTGGCCGGGGATGAGCCGAAGGGTAAACTCGTCGTCGACCTCGGCGTCCCTGCTGATGTGGACGAACGTACCGTCGCCGAATACGACTTCCGCTACGTCGGCATCGAGCAACTGCGCGCGCTGGCCGATGAGAACATGAGTTTCCGCCGCGAAGAAATCAAGCGGAGCCACGGCTTACTGCACGTGCACTTGGAAGAGCTCGAGAACGCTTACCGCCAACGTCTGCTCGAGCGGGCCCTGGCCCACCTTCCTGCTGAGATCAAGGCCGTCCGCCAGAATGCCGTGGATAAGGTCTTTGCTAAGGAGATCGCCGACCTCGACCCCAACACTCGCGAATTGATGGACCGGATGCTCACTTACATGGAAAAACGTTGCATCGGGATCCCCATGAAGGCGGCCCGTGAAGCCATACTCGGATAG
- a CDS encoding calcium/sodium antiporter, with translation MELLIQIGIFVVSIAALLWASDRFVEAAERIGLSFGISPFIIGVTIVAFGTSLPELATSIVAVLNGTPEIVIGAVVGSNITNIALVLGLTAVVVKNIDLEYNLWHIDIPFLWGSAFLLYFAVSDGNLSIYEAILFLVGICIFLAYSLKDQDKPDKKDRPTASWKDYLYLVLGGALVSVSATYVIEAITNIASILAIAPTVIALSAVAIGTSLPEVAVSLAAARKGKASIAVGNAIGSNVFNTFIVMAIPRFFGKLEIPQNVIEIFLPVMIVMTILLGVMSNNKKITRWEGMVLLLFFAWYFGVLAENAG, from the coding sequence ATGGAATTACTCATTCAGATCGGCATCTTCGTCGTTAGCATCGCCGCCCTCCTCTGGGCGAGTGATCGTTTCGTGGAGGCCGCCGAGCGGATCGGGCTCAGCTTTGGCATCTCTCCCTTCATCATTGGGGTGACGATCGTCGCCTTCGGTACCTCGCTACCGGAGCTGGCAACGAGTATCGTGGCCGTCCTTAACGGCACGCCGGAGATCGTGATCGGGGCCGTGGTCGGTTCCAACATCACTAACATTGCGTTGGTATTGGGGCTGACGGCCGTCGTGGTGAAAAACATCGACCTGGAGTACAACCTCTGGCACATCGATATACCCTTTCTGTGGGGCAGCGCCTTTCTGCTCTACTTTGCCGTATCGGATGGTAACCTGTCTATCTACGAAGCCATATTATTCCTGGTTGGCATCTGTATCTTCCTGGCCTACAGTCTGAAGGATCAGGATAAGCCGGATAAGAAGGACCGGCCGACGGCCTCCTGGAAGGATTACCTGTATCTCGTCCTGGGCGGAGCGCTCGTGAGTGTTTCCGCGACGTATGTTATTGAGGCCATCACAAATATTGCCAGCATCCTGGCCATCGCCCCCACGGTAATCGCACTTTCCGCCGTAGCGATTGGTACGAGTCTGCCGGAGGTAGCCGTAAGCCTGGCGGCCGCCCGCAAGGGTAAAGCCTCCATCGCGGTGGGCAATGCCATTGGTTCAAACGTCTTCAATACATTCATCGTAATGGCCATCCCCCGCTTCTTCGGCAAGTTGGAGATCCCTCAGAACGTCATCGAGATATTCCTGCCCGTCATGATCGTTATGACCATCCTCCTCGGCGTGATGAGTAACAACAAGAAGATCACCCGGTGGGAGGGGATGGTGCTGCTCCTGTTCTTCGCCTGGTACTTTGGGGTGTTGGCGGAGAATGCAGGATAG
- a CDS encoding phosphoribosylpyrophosphate synthetase translates to MPIIQDNPYATLTAAIEKLKEDGYTHDFNQREEYLECKQLGKNFGPADFTIRHTYRFEGMSSAGDNSVLYAIEAADGTKGQLVDAYGVYADSLSEEMIEKFRVEYESPGKL, encoded by the coding sequence ATGCCCATCATTCAGGATAACCCCTATGCCACCCTTACCGCCGCCATCGAAAAGCTGAAGGAGGATGGCTACACCCACGACTTCAACCAGCGGGAAGAGTACCTGGAGTGCAAGCAACTCGGTAAAAACTTCGGACCTGCGGACTTCACCATTCGCCACACCTACCGCTTCGAAGGGATGTCGAGCGCCGGGGATAATTCCGTGCTTTACGCGATTGAGGCGGCCGACGGTACCAAGGGGCAGTTGGTAGATGCTTACGGCGTTTACGCGGATTCCCTCAGCGAAGAGATGATTGAAAAATTCCGGGTTGAGTACGAATCACCGGGTAAGCTATAG
- a CDS encoding PAS domain-containing sensor histidine kinase: MRKILSSDGTPRNYRNTAVREQHSKSSPLSSSTKYILYITSLHLGLGVLAYRAFTEEPIYILVAEAALLLSAYIAFRIYRSIIAPVRLLSQGAAALEDQDFSVKLLPTGSKEMDGVVTVYNQMIDQLRSERVSGKQREEFLDRILASAQLGIAILDFDGNVTSKNGWLEEKSASPAFRETVLQPALHLRQRPTDDTMGLRTQVLNGPGGRRYHVDLSSFVDRGFERGFIVIQDVTAELLSAEKEAYGKVIRMMAHEVNNTNAGVVSILKTLLEAAQENDPKMGQLTTDYLPAAIQRVDNMTDFIRNFARVVRLPAPALRSADLNEVMQRTVEVMHQHLSQHKIECSCALAAKPVLVDMDVAQIEQVIVNALINAQQSIGTDGQIEVTVQAYPSRFTIADNGPGISQEDAASIFTPFFSTKATGQGIGLTLAREILEAHRATYSLATEADCWTRFKVQFPEQRR; encoded by the coding sequence ATGAGAAAGATCTTGTCATCGGATGGTACCCCCCGGAACTACAGGAACACAGCGGTACGAGAGCAGCATAGTAAATCCTCCCCCCTGTCCTCCTCCACCAAATACATCCTCTACATCACCTCCCTTCACCTCGGGTTAGGGGTGTTGGCGTACCGTGCATTCACGGAGGAGCCCATCTATATCCTGGTAGCGGAGGCGGCGCTCCTGCTTTCCGCTTACATCGCCTTTCGCATCTACCGGTCCATCATTGCGCCCGTACGGCTACTGAGCCAGGGGGCCGCAGCGTTGGAGGACCAGGATTTTTCCGTCAAGCTTCTTCCCACCGGCAGTAAGGAAATGGACGGCGTAGTGACGGTGTACAACCAGATGATCGACCAACTGCGGTCGGAACGCGTCTCGGGCAAGCAACGGGAGGAATTTTTGGATCGCATCCTCGCATCCGCCCAACTCGGGATCGCTATTCTGGATTTTGACGGTAACGTCACCAGTAAAAATGGCTGGTTAGAGGAGAAGAGTGCGTCCCCAGCGTTCCGGGAAACCGTCCTCCAACCTGCTTTGCACCTGCGGCAGCGCCCAACGGATGACACGATGGGCTTACGGACTCAGGTATTAAACGGCCCCGGCGGCCGACGTTACCACGTTGACCTTTCCAGTTTTGTGGACCGGGGCTTTGAGCGGGGCTTCATCGTCATTCAGGACGTAACCGCTGAATTGCTCTCCGCCGAAAAGGAAGCTTACGGTAAGGTGATTCGGATGATGGCCCACGAAGTCAACAACACCAATGCTGGGGTGGTAAGCATCCTGAAAACGCTACTCGAAGCCGCCCAGGAAAACGACCCTAAGATGGGGCAATTGACGACGGATTACCTGCCTGCAGCCATCCAACGGGTGGATAATATGACGGACTTCATCCGCAATTTTGCGAGGGTGGTGCGGCTGCCCGCGCCCGCTCTCCGCAGTGCTGATTTGAATGAAGTGATGCAGCGGACGGTAGAAGTCATGCACCAACATCTAAGCCAGCATAAGATCGAGTGTAGCTGTGCCCTCGCCGCTAAACCAGTTTTAGTGGATATGGATGTGGCCCAAATCGAGCAGGTGATCGTTAACGCCCTCATCAACGCTCAGCAAAGTATTGGAACCGATGGGCAAATTGAGGTAACCGTTCAGGCTTACCCTTCAAGGTTCACCATTGCCGACAACGGGCCCGGCATCAGCCAGGAGGACGCTGCCTCCATCTTTACGCCATTCTTTAGTACCAAAGCGACTGGCCAGGGCATTGGCCTGACGCTGGCCCGGGAAATTCTGGAGGCCCACCGCGCCACTTATTCACTGGCAACTGAAGCGGATTGTTGGACACGGTTCAAGGTTCAGTTCCCGGAGCAGCGGCGCTGA
- a CDS encoding element excision factor XisI family protein: MDKVSNNRKVVTKYLNDWIAYHPSEQTGVPLQIIEGNDGHLLLVEFGHGKNGWEYGVFVHFLIGATGNVTLLENNTDQEVFRELKEAGIDEKDLVIGWYPPELQEHSGTRAA; encoded by the coding sequence ATGGATAAGGTGAGCAATAATAGAAAGGTGGTAACTAAATACCTTAACGATTGGATTGCTTATCACCCGTCAGAACAAACCGGCGTTCCGCTTCAGATCATAGAGGGAAATGATGGGCACTTACTGCTCGTTGAATTTGGCCACGGTAAAAATGGGTGGGAATATGGTGTTTTCGTTCATTTCCTCATTGGCGCAACGGGTAATGTTACGTTGCTCGAAAACAATACGGATCAGGAGGTTTTTCGAGAATTAAAGGAGGCCGGTATCGATGAGAAAGATCTTGTCATCGGATGGTACCCCCCGGAACTACAGGAACACAGCGGTACGAGAGCAGCATAG
- a CDS encoding element excision factor XisH family protein, whose amino-acid sequence MPKRDAFHDQFISALKSDGWVITGDPFYLKVDNIRMYIDVAAERKTDGQMEELAVEVKNFISISNMNEFEKAIGQYLVYKTAFELLESKRDFPCRPYLFLPRGVE is encoded by the coding sequence ATGCCAAAAAGAGATGCCTTTCACGATCAGTTCATTTCAGCGCTTAAAAGTGATGGATGGGTAATCACTGGAGATCCATTTTATCTAAAGGTTGACAACATCCGCATGTACATCGATGTAGCCGCGGAACGTAAAACTGATGGGCAGATGGAAGAACTTGCCGTCGAGGTGAAAAACTTCATCAGCATCAGCAATATGAATGAGTTTGAAAAGGCTATCGGGCAGTATCTGGTTTACAAAACGGCTTTTGAGTTGCTGGAATCAAAGAGAGATTTTCCTTGCCGTCCCTACCTTTTTCTACCGAGAGGTGTTGAATAA
- a CDS encoding sigma-54 dependent transcriptional regulator: protein MSILIIDDDTTVAKSLELLLGRAGYTVRSVSRMVEALPAVREFEPALVLLDLNFSIETSGRDGMRMLGEILAERPSLPVIQMTGWATVQLAVEGMKAGAKDFIAKPWDNKELLNAIATQLAKVPAAERNEQGAAAGAKSGSGAPEDAFAGIIGESQELMDLLGQAARVAPTKASVLITGESGTGKELVAEAIHAASDRAEGPFIAVNLGGVPPSLFESELFGHKAGAFTDARADRKGRFELAEGGTLFLDEIGDLDLAAQVKLLRVLQQREYQRLGDPKVRKTDVRILSATSRNLQSLVTAGAFREDLLYRINLIHLHLPALRDRPADIPGLAEHFLASARNRYKRPGLRYNKESITWLRKQSFPGNVRQLQNLVERVAILARETTITPVDLESHYSTGRDPAFTPGGVTLEEMEIRMIKAALGRNGGEITATAKELGLTRAALYRRLEKFGIG, encoded by the coding sequence ATGTCCATCCTAATTATCGACGACGATACCACCGTGGCCAAGAGTCTTGAACTCCTGCTGGGCCGGGCGGGCTATACCGTGCGGTCGGTATCGCGGATGGTAGAGGCCCTGCCGGCCGTTCGGGAATTTGAGCCCGCGTTGGTCCTGCTCGATCTTAATTTTTCGATCGAAACGAGTGGCCGCGACGGCATGCGAATGCTCGGGGAGATTTTGGCGGAGCGGCCTTCGCTACCCGTCATCCAAATGACGGGCTGGGCTACCGTCCAATTGGCCGTCGAAGGCATGAAAGCGGGCGCCAAAGATTTCATTGCCAAGCCCTGGGACAATAAGGAGCTGCTCAACGCCATCGCCACGCAGTTGGCCAAGGTGCCAGCCGCGGAACGAAACGAGCAGGGCGCTGCCGCAGGTGCCAAGTCCGGATCGGGTGCACCGGAGGACGCCTTTGCCGGCATCATCGGTGAAAGCCAGGAATTGATGGATCTCCTCGGCCAGGCCGCCCGGGTGGCCCCAACGAAAGCTTCGGTGCTGATAACCGGTGAAAGCGGTACGGGAAAGGAATTGGTCGCCGAAGCCATCCACGCCGCCAGCGACCGGGCCGAAGGGCCATTCATCGCCGTTAATCTCGGTGGCGTCCCTCCCTCCCTGTTTGAAAGTGAACTCTTCGGCCACAAAGCCGGTGCCTTCACGGACGCCCGCGCCGACCGTAAGGGGCGCTTCGAATTAGCCGAAGGAGGTACCCTCTTCCTGGACGAAATTGGTGACCTCGATCTCGCGGCCCAAGTAAAGCTCCTCCGCGTCCTGCAACAACGGGAATACCAGCGGTTGGGGGACCCCAAAGTACGGAAAACCGACGTTCGGATCCTCTCCGCTACCAGCCGCAACCTGCAGAGTTTAGTGACGGCCGGAGCCTTCCGGGAAGACTTACTGTACCGGATCAACCTCATCCATCTCCACTTACCTGCCCTCCGCGACCGGCCCGCGGACATTCCCGGACTGGCCGAGCATTTTCTCGCCAGTGCCCGTAACCGGTACAAGCGACCGGGCCTGCGCTATAATAAGGAGTCGATCACCTGGTTACGGAAGCAATCCTTCCCCGGGAACGTACGCCAACTGCAGAATTTGGTGGAGCGCGTCGCCATCCTCGCCCGCGAGACCACCATCACTCCGGTTGATCTGGAAAGCCACTACTCCACCGGCCGCGACCCCGCCTTCACTCCCGGCGGTGTCACCCTCGAGGAAATGGAGATACGTATGATCAAAGCCGCCCTTGGCCGCAACGGCGGTGAGATCACCGCTACGGCGAAGGAGTTGGGCCTCACGCGGGCGGCGCTTTACCGGCGGTTGGAGAAGTTTGGGATTGGGTAG
- a CDS encoding ABC transporter permease has product MIGHLLKLMWNKRRANSMIFLEILLAFIVLFGVYGFLGYCFERYSSPLGFSYENSIGVRVDLPDDLDSLGAIQLQERIRRDLLDLPQVEGVTWLGPVNPFGSSTWMNGSEVNGQNIMAQMMFTDEHFAETAEVELIEGRWFEPGDYSSKYPPMVVNKEFQERYYPGTSVIDSVFDIGGEYQVVGVTGDFKFKGNFAENFPLVWYPQLHRMQEEDNSPFEMMILRLQPGSLADVEETIYKQLVAAVKSTEVVIWDMAKDRKKANRDIVVPIVILSIISAFLLINIALGLFGVLFTQINRRRAEIGLRKAMGATPSQITTQFVMEILLVTSAALLLGAFFAVQVPLLELTPIPGKYFYFGILGAIATILLIVVLCAFVPSRQAASLQPASVLHEE; this is encoded by the coding sequence ATGATCGGTCACCTATTAAAATTAATGTGGAATAAGCGGCGTGCCAATAGCATGATCTTTTTGGAGATTTTGCTTGCCTTCATCGTCTTATTCGGCGTGTATGGGTTCCTAGGTTACTGTTTTGAGCGGTATTCGTCACCTCTCGGTTTCAGTTACGAAAATAGCATCGGGGTGCGGGTGGATTTACCTGACGACCTGGATTCCCTCGGCGCTATTCAGCTACAGGAACGGATCCGCCGCGACTTGCTCGATCTGCCGCAGGTGGAAGGGGTTACCTGGCTGGGGCCGGTCAATCCATTTGGCAGCAGCACGTGGATGAACGGATCCGAAGTAAATGGACAGAATATTATGGCCCAAATGATGTTTACCGATGAGCATTTCGCGGAAACGGCGGAAGTCGAGCTCATCGAAGGCCGCTGGTTCGAGCCCGGAGATTATTCGAGTAAATACCCGCCCATGGTGGTTAATAAGGAATTTCAGGAGCGGTACTACCCCGGCACCAGTGTCATCGATAGCGTTTTTGATATCGGCGGCGAATATCAGGTAGTAGGCGTGACCGGCGATTTTAAATTTAAAGGAAATTTCGCCGAAAACTTCCCTTTGGTATGGTATCCCCAATTACACAGGATGCAAGAAGAGGATAACTCCCCTTTTGAAATGATGATCCTGCGGCTACAACCGGGTTCCCTAGCCGACGTAGAGGAAACGATTTACAAACAATTAGTCGCTGCGGTAAAATCCACGGAGGTCGTGATATGGGATATGGCGAAAGACCGAAAAAAGGCTAACCGGGATATTGTCGTGCCCATCGTTATTCTTTCCATCATTTCGGCTTTCCTACTCATCAACATTGCGCTGGGGTTATTCGGGGTTCTCTTTACACAGATTAATCGGCGGCGTGCGGAGATTGGGCTACGTAAAGCGATGGGCGCCACACCCTCACAGATCACTACCCAATTCGTAATGGAGATTTTGTTAGTGACTTCCGCCGCCCTGCTCTTAGGGGCGTTCTTCGCTGTACAGGTACCTCTGTTGGAGTTGACGCCCATCCCCGGCAAGTACTTTTACTTCGGCATCCTGGGCGCGATCGCAACTATTTTACTCATTGTTGTTCTTTGCGCTTTCGTCCCCAGTAGACAGGCCGCTTCGTTGCAGCCGGCTTCGGTCTTGCACGAAGAATAG
- a CDS encoding ABC transporter permease — translation MFKNYLLLSLKVLKRKPFYTFVSLFGISFTLMILMLIASLYDASLGDNKPLSERDRLVVVPYIERFTMNYDTITTIDTIQVEGDAVRYDTTQTLEETNSKYMSSGPMSYRFAYDNLKDLESVENQAFFSSGNFIEGYLEGRKFSFQTYYVSDQYFNVFDFDFLHGSPLNADDERGANKAVVITDKTSLTYFGSVDASVVGQEMNLGGETYTVRGVVRRPISDSGLFAGDVYAPITTIDNRQLAETSPQGGFVAVFLASTPEKREAIKAELDFLGENYQLPPDDPFRSLKIHSATFFERFARNLIGADDNTTAVRLLFIPLAILLLLFVALPLLNLVNLNIGRVNEREGEIGVRKAFGASSTDILYQFIFENMVLTVIGGIVGMALALMAISYINANDLLGTARLSYSTSVFLYFLLIILLFGFLSGILPAYRMSRANVAESLR, via the coding sequence ATGTTCAAAAACTACCTCCTCCTCTCCCTCAAGGTCCTGAAACGTAAGCCGTTTTATACGTTTGTCAGTTTATTTGGCATCAGTTTTACGTTGATGATCTTAATGTTGATTGCTTCTTTGTATGACGCATCCTTGGGAGATAATAAACCGCTGTCTGAGCGTGACCGGCTCGTGGTCGTGCCATACATCGAGCGGTTTACGATGAATTACGATACCATTACCACTATTGATACCATTCAGGTAGAAGGGGATGCGGTGCGCTACGATACTACCCAAACGCTGGAGGAGACCAATAGCAAGTACATGTCCAGCGGGCCAATGAGCTATCGGTTTGCTTACGATAACCTCAAGGATTTGGAGAGCGTGGAGAACCAGGCATTTTTTAGTAGTGGGAACTTTATTGAGGGCTATCTGGAGGGCCGGAAGTTCTCCTTTCAGACGTACTACGTTTCCGACCAATACTTTAATGTATTTGATTTCGATTTTCTCCACGGGAGCCCCCTCAATGCGGACGACGAACGCGGAGCGAACAAGGCGGTTGTCATTACCGACAAGACAAGCCTGACCTATTTCGGTTCCGTGGATGCGTCGGTGGTTGGTCAGGAAATGAACCTGGGCGGGGAAACCTATACGGTACGTGGTGTCGTACGCCGGCCAATCTCGGATAGTGGCCTGTTTGCTGGAGACGTTTACGCGCCCATTACGACGATCGATAACCGACAGCTGGCCGAAACCTCGCCGCAGGGTGGGTTCGTGGCCGTCTTTTTAGCCTCCACTCCCGAAAAGCGGGAAGCGATTAAAGCGGAATTGGACTTCCTCGGAGAAAACTACCAACTGCCTCCGGATGATCCCTTCCGCTCCCTGAAAATCCACAGCGCCACCTTCTTTGAACGCTTTGCCCGTAATCTGATCGGGGCGGACGATAACACCACTGCCGTCCGGCTACTATTTATCCCACTTGCCATCCTGTTACTGTTGTTTGTGGCCCTTCCGCTACTTAACCTGGTTAACCTAAATATTGGCCGCGTCAATGAGCGGGAAGGGGAAATCGGCGTGCGCAAGGCTTTCGGCGCCAGTAGCACCGATATTTTGTACCAATTCATTTTTGAGAATATGGTCCTCACCGTTATCGGTGGCATCGTAGGCATGGCGTTGGCGCTGATGGCGATATCCTACATAAACGCGAATGACCTACTCGGTACGGCACGCTTGTCTTACTCCACCAGCGTTTTTCTGTATTTCCTGCTCATCATCCTTCTGTTCGGGTTTCTGTCCGGTATCCTGCCCGCCTATCGCATGAGTAGGGCGAACGTGGCGGAATCACTCCGCTAA
- a CDS encoding ABC transporter ATP-binding protein, producing MIELKNISKSYRTETIETLALQQMNLSVPSGEFLSIMGPSGCGKSTLLNIMGLIDEPTAGTVSLAGQDITGYNGSKIARFRNEQLGFIFQSFHLINDLSVVDNVELPLLYRKVSGKERRRLSLEALAHVGLSNRSGHFPNQLSGGQKQRVAIARAIVGRPNIILADEPTGNLDSQMGDEIMDILLRLNSELGTTIVMVTHDERMAKKTHRLVRLSDGERVS from the coding sequence ATGATAGAATTAAAAAACATATCCAAATCCTACCGCACCGAAACCATCGAAACCCTTGCCCTCCAACAAATGAATCTCTCCGTCCCCTCCGGTGAGTTCCTCAGCATCATGGGCCCTAGCGGTTGTGGAAAGAGTACCCTGCTCAACATCATGGGCTTGATTGATGAGCCCACTGCCGGCACGGTATCCCTCGCCGGTCAGGACATCACCGGTTACAACGGTAGTAAAATTGCCCGCTTCCGCAACGAACAGTTGGGCTTCATCTTCCAGAGCTTCCACCTGATCAATGATCTCTCCGTAGTGGATAACGTCGAGTTGCCCCTGCTCTACCGAAAGGTGAGTGGGAAGGAGCGGCGCCGCCTCTCCCTCGAGGCTCTGGCGCACGTGGGCTTGAGTAACCGGTCCGGCCATTTCCCCAACCAATTGTCCGGGGGGCAAAAGCAACGGGTGGCCATCGCCCGGGCCATTGTGGGCCGCCCCAACATCATCCTCGCCGATGAGCCGACGGGTAACCTCGATAGCCAAATGGGCGACGAAATAATGGACATTCTTCTGCGCCTCAATTCCGAATTGGGCACCACCATTGTGATGGTTACGCACGATGAGCGGATGGCGAAGAAAACGCATCGGTTGGTTAGGCTTTCGGATGGGGAGAGGGTGAGTTGA
- a CDS encoding TolC family protein — translation MLVLFICLPLFPGTCVSAQTVIGLQELQQLAAAEATNVLIAEQDLRSAEYELTAFEASLKPRVDLNANLPNYFRTSTEVTQDDGTVAFREIELNNSFVGLFANQRIAATGGTVSLESRLQRTDNFALDSKSYNGTPVRLFYRQPILGFNAWKWDRDLLPLAKEVSEKELTAARANAALVATERFFNLVDADQERRIAELNREANQQLFTVAEERYELGKIDRGDLVQLRLELKSAEQNALRAERQVAAASAGIQQLLGRAYDGDLLIPELPDAKAIAIDTDEAGAKMLQRRPELLTAAQSTREAEREVERTKRDLGPQINLEAGFGFVRNDENLPPIYTDPQNERIVSVNVSLPILDWGQRKNLRRQAETNRDLTLEIARRTRLDLTTELTQLLDQWITVQQELKYATEIRDLANERFRISQESYTLGAIPLTELTLAQQFRDQNTRAYARTLRAYWLTYASLARLTLWDFINDKPLGE, via the coding sequence ATGCTGGTGCTCTTTATTTGCTTGCCCCTTTTCCCCGGTACCTGCGTCAGCGCCCAAACGGTGATTGGGTTGCAGGAGCTACAGCAACTCGCCGCTGCGGAAGCGACGAACGTACTGATCGCCGAGCAAGATCTGCGCAGCGCGGAGTACGAGCTGACTGCCTTCGAGGCCAGCCTGAAACCGCGGGTCGACCTCAACGCCAACCTCCCCAATTATTTCCGGACGAGCACAGAAGTGACCCAGGACGATGGCACGGTCGCCTTCCGCGAAATTGAATTGAACAACAGCTTCGTCGGGCTATTTGCTAACCAACGCATCGCCGCGACCGGGGGCACGGTGAGCCTCGAAAGCCGGCTGCAACGGACGGATAATTTCGCCCTCGACAGCAAGAGCTATAACGGGACGCCGGTGCGCCTTTTTTACCGCCAGCCCATCCTCGGTTTTAATGCCTGGAAATGGGATCGGGATTTGCTGCCGCTCGCTAAGGAGGTAAGCGAAAAAGAACTGACCGCCGCCCGCGCCAATGCCGCCCTGGTCGCGACCGAACGCTTCTTCAACCTCGTGGACGCCGACCAGGAACGCCGGATCGCCGAACTCAACCGGGAGGCTAATCAGCAACTGTTTACGGTGGCCGAAGAGCGCTACGAACTGGGGAAAATTGACCGGGGTGACCTCGTACAATTGCGCCTCGAACTCAAGAGCGCCGAGCAAAATGCCCTGCGCGCCGAACGCCAAGTGGCGGCGGCCTCCGCCGGAATCCAACAGCTCCTGGGGCGAGCTTACGACGGTGATTTGTTAATCCCCGAACTACCCGACGCCAAAGCGATCGCCATCGACACCGACGAAGCGGGTGCCAAGATGCTGCAGCGCCGCCCCGAACTACTCACTGCTGCTCAGTCCACTCGCGAGGCGGAAAGAGAGGTGGAACGGACGAAGCGGGACCTGGGCCCTCAAATCAATCTGGAGGCTGGTTTTGGCTTCGTGCGCAACGACGAAAACCTGCCCCCGATCTATACCGACCCGCAGAACGAGCGCATCGTGAGTGTCAACGTCAGCCTGCCGATTCTGGACTGGGGCCAACGCAAAAATCTCCGCCGCCAGGCAGAAACCAACCGTGACCTCACCCTGGAAATTGCCCGCCGCACCCGCCTCGACCTGACCACCGAACTCACTCAGTTGCTGGACCAGTGGATCACCGTCCAACAAGAACTGAAGTACGCTACGGAGATTCGCGACCTGGCCAACGAACGCTTTCGTATTAGCCAGGAGAGCTACACCCTCGGCGCCATCCCTTTGACGGAATTAACCCTGGCCCAGCAGTTTCGCGACCAGAACACGCGCGCCTACGCCCGCACCCTGAGGGCCTACTGGCTTACCTACGCCTCCCTGGCCCGCCTAACCCTCTGGGATTTCATTAACGATAAACCCCTGGGAGAATAA